From one Pseudopipra pipra isolate bDixPip1 chromosome 2, bDixPip1.hap1, whole genome shotgun sequence genomic stretch:
- the SLC10A2 gene encoding ileal sodium/bile acid cotransporter codes for MQTYLLSQLFNGSYLAEDFTTCPENATICDGTSCVLPEDNFNQTLSVVLSTVLTIMLALVMFSMGCNVVLKNFLHHIKRPWGIFVGFLCQFGIMPLTAFLLSLAFNILPIQAVVVLIMGCCPGGTASNVICYWVDGDMDLSISMTVCSTLLAMGMMPLCLFIYTKMWTDSDAIVLPYNSIGTSLLALVIPVSLGIFVNYKWPSKAKIILKVGSIVGAILIVLIAVVGGILYKGSWVITPKLWIIGTIFPAAGYSLGFLLARLAGLSWQRCRTVSLETGMQNTQLCSTIVQLSFTPDQLELMFTFPLIYSIFQLLFALLILGGYRLYRRFRVKTKTDVEKTEQKEDSTSNAKINGGFVSNETK; via the exons ATGCAGACATACCTTCTTTCCCAGCTATTTAATGGTAGCTATTTGGCAGAAGACTTCACAACTTGTCCAGAAAATGCTACTATTTGTGATGGGACATCTTGTGTATTACCAGAAGATAATTTTAATCAAACTTTGAGTGTAGTTTTAAGTACTGTTCTAACAATTATGCTGGCTTTGGTGAtgttctccatgggctgcaatgTGGTACTTAAGAATTTCTTGCACCACATAAAAAGACCCTGGGGTATTTTTGTCGGTTTCCTTTGCCAGTTTGGAATTATGCCTCTCACAGCCTTCTTGCTATCTTTGGCCTTTAACATCCTTCCTATTCAAGCTGTCGTGGTGCTGATCATGGGATGCTGTCCAGGAGGCACAGCCTCCAATGTCATTTGCTATTGGGTGGATGGAGACATGGACCTAAG TATCAGCATGACAGTTTGCTCCACACTGCTTGCAATGGGAATGATGCCACTTTGCCTCTTTATTTACACCAAGATGTGGACTGATTCTGATGCAATTGTACTCCCCTATAACAGCATTG gAACTTCTCTGCTAGCACTCGTAATTCCTGTTTCCCTTGGAATATTTGTTAACTACAAATGGCCTAGTAAAGCAAAAATCATACTTAAG GTCGGTTCCATTGTGGGAGCAATACTCATTGTGCTCATTGCTGTGGTTGGGGGAATACTCTACAAAGGCTCCTGGGTTATCACACCCAAATTATGGATCATTGGCACCATATTTCCAGCAGCTGGCTATTCTTTAGGATTTCTGTTGGCTCGCTTAGCTGGTCTGTCTTGGCAAAG atGTCGTACAGTGTCTCTGGAAACAGGCATGCAAAATACTCAGCTATGTTCAACTATAGTACAACTCTCATTCACTCCTGACCAACTTGAACTGATGTTTACTTTCCCACTCATCTACAGCATTTTCCAGCTGTTATTTGCACTGCTAATTTTAGGAG GGTACCGTCTTTACAGAAGATTCCGTGTCAAAACAAAGACAGATGTCGAGAAAACTGAGCAAAAAGAGGATTCAACATCAAATGCTAAAATAAATGGAGGATTTGTATCAAATGAGACCAAATAG